The following are from one region of the Penaeus chinensis breed Huanghai No. 1 chromosome 32, ASM1920278v2, whole genome shotgun sequence genome:
- the LOC125042673 gene encoding vicilin-like seed storage protein At2g18540, whose protein sequence is MPVPLGPSSHRTPSPHTTMLPPGPLTPPPEDGWTWPLPENSHRNVHGNDIYGIASSNNRGNVYGDIHNSTQRNIVNERPTHVHNTHDSQNDDTFDETDPTVQAGYRHCLREAVRFLVHVEHLSWDDPIVRGLLEHLALPRAHDELQRIVETLNTDKEEEDEKEEGEEELDEKEEEETEEKDQEESESYSSSSSFPVFSLSSASDLASSLRNVGYKITLTEDSDEEEDIEKEDKEEEGRMLDMEEIERELTEMQRREEEKAEERRQRDERERREKRQREEEEEEEERERREKRRREEQVDQISGENQRQIHTDIVEAEKESQRRTEEERDIQIEIENQRESDKEREKQRAEPITMRNEEMRKQLLRYVYQGCDLIVTPAPLPSPAMFLARHHM, encoded by the exons ATGCCTGTCCCATTAGGTCCTTCTAGTcaccgcaccccctccccccacacaaccATGCTCCCTCCTGGGCCTCTAACCCCCCCTCCAGAAGATGGGTGGACATGGCCTTTGCCTGAGAACAGCCACAGAAATGTCCATGGTAATGATATCTACGGGATAGCCTCCAGTAATAATCGGGGGAACGTATATGGTGATATCCACAACAGTACCCAGCGCAACATTGTAAACGAGAGGCCTACCCACGTCCACAATACTCATGATTCCCAGAATGACGACACCTTTGATGAGACGGATCCAACTGTTCAGGCTGGATATAGGCACTGTCTTAGAGAAGCAGTAAG GTTTCTGGTTCATGTTGAGCACCTCTCATGGGATGACCCTATAGTGAGAGGTCTGCTTGAACACCTAGCTCTCCCCCGTGCACATGATGAATTGCAAAGGATTGTGGAGACACTAAATactgacaaggaggaagaggacgagaaggaggaaggagaggaggagttggatgagaaggaagaagaggaaacagaggaaaaggatcaagaagagagtgaaagttattcatcgtcttcctcttttcctgttttttctttgtcttcagcTTCCGATCTTGCATCTTCCTTAAGGAATGTAGGTTATAAAATTACTCTTACTGAAGacagtgatgaggaggaggacattgagaaagaagacaaagaagaagaaggaaggatgttGGAtatggaagaaatagaaagagaattaaCAGAGatgcaaagaagagaagaggaaaaggcagaagaaagaaggcagagagatgagagagagagaagagaaaaacgacaaagagaagaagaagaagaagaagaagaaagagagagaagagaaaagcgaaggagagaagaacaagTTGACCAAATATCAGGAGAAAACCAAAGACAGATTCATACAGATATAgtagaagcagaaaaagagagtcagagaagaacggaagaagaaagagatattcAAATAGAAATTGAGAACCAAAGAGAatcagataaagaaagggagaagcaaagagCAGAGCCAATAACGATGAGAAACGAGGAAATGCGAAAACAGCTTTTACGTTATGTCTACCAAGGCTGTGACCTCATAGtgacccccgccccccttccatcccctgccATGTTTTTAGCTAGGCATCATATGTAA